A region of Ahaetulla prasina isolate Xishuangbanna chromosome 12, ASM2864084v1, whole genome shotgun sequence DNA encodes the following proteins:
- the RGS9BP gene encoding regulator of G-protein signaling 9-binding protein, translating into MAKEECKALLDALSKVTACYRHLVLTVGGAADSQELREELKKTRQKAQELAGVTRTQLTAALRVKTLPRDERAEFERLWVIFSACLEILESDMRRALELGQAFPLHVPKKPLIQTGLSGGTSGVAARAMSVQNMKYEAEANIDVVDLTDLEQEINQVGEMIYEMEMKVNVPRWTVEAKQDPGAELNSTVSGGASSLGAVSGVENKSLCDPSRILAGIIFSAVLLMAIALAVCVAKLS; encoded by the coding sequence ATGGCCAAAGAGGAATGCAAAGCGCTCCTGGACGCGCTCAGCAAAGTCACGGCTTGCTACCGGCACTTGGTGCTGACCGTCGGGGGCGCGGCGGACTCGCAAGAGCTCCGCGAGGAGCTGAAGAAAACCCGGCAGAAAGCTCAAGAGTTAGCCGGGGTGACCCGGACCCAGCTGACGGCCGCCCTGCGGGTTAAAACGCTGCCCCGAGACGAGCGGGCTGAATTCGAGCGCCTCTGGGTCATCTTCTCGGCTTGTTTGGAGATCTTGGAGAGCGACATGCGGAGGGCTCTGGAGCTGGGCCAGGCTTTCCCTCTCCACGTGCCCAAGAAGCCGCTCATCCAAACCGGCTTGAGCGGTGGCACCTCCGGCGTGGCCGCCCGGGCGATGAGCGTCCAGAACATGAAGTACGAAGCCGAAGCTAACATCGACGTGGTGGACCTGACGGACCTGGAGCAGGAGATCAACCAGGTGGGCGAGATGATCTACGAGATGGAGATGAAGGTCAACGTGCCCCGGTGGACGGTCGAAGCCAAGCAAGACCCGGGCGCCGAGCTCAATTCCACCGTCAGCGGGGGCGCCTCGTCCTTGGGCGCCGTCTCGGGGGTCGAGAACAAAAGCCTTTGCGACCCGAGCAGGATCCTGGCCGGCATCATTTTCAGCGCCGTCCTCCTGATGGCCATCGCCCTGGCGGTGTGTGTGGCCAAGCTGTCCTAA